From a single Micromonospora pallida genomic region:
- the hrpB gene encoding ATP-dependent helicase HrpB has protein sequence MLRDVPLELPVRPVLATLTAALRTTGAAVLVAPPGTGKTTLTPLAVAGEVDGRVLIAQPRRVAARAAAHRMATLLGERVGDRVGYAVRGDRRSGPTTRIEVVTTGLLVRRLHRDPELPGVAAVLLDECHERHLDADLALAFTVEARATLRPDLWLLAMSATAEADRFAGLLGGATPAPVVRAEAALHPVARIWAPPARPAAGYRGNRVDPALLDHVAATVRRALAEQDGDVLVFLPGAGEIADVTARLADQRDRVALVPLHGRQRGAEQDAALRPADRRRVVLATAVAESSLTVPGVRVVVDAGLSRIARTDLARGLGALVTVPVSRAAATQRAGRAGREAPGHVYRCWSPATHERLAAQPEPEIATADLTGFALELAAWGQPDGAGMALPDPPPAAAMAVARQTLGTLGATDAEGRITGRGRAIAAAGLQPRLGRALLDGAARVGTDRAAEVVALLSEEVGPGDDLVAGWRRLRAGTDPAGTARWRTEVRRLRAALPQDPPPGGTRSAVSDRIPDDLAVGLLVGLAYPERLARVRRPGGSAYLMAGGTAAELAPGSALVGCDWLAVAVADRSPGAPTARIRAAAALDEATAREAGAALVREERQVAWSDGDVLARELTRLGAIELTERPLSRPDPEAVGAALLTGLRRDGLDLLDWTPAARSLRERLAFCRHALGDDWPAVDDGALLTAAPEWLGPELGRARRRADLARIDVVGALRRLLPWPQAARLDELAPERITVPSGSRVRVGYADPAAPVLAVKLQETFGWQRVPRIADGRVPVLLHLLSPAGRPVAVTADLASFWRVGYPQVRGELRGRYPRHPWPEDPTSAPPTRHTTARRR, from the coding sequence GTGCTCCGCGACGTACCCCTCGAACTGCCGGTCCGGCCGGTCCTGGCGACGCTGACCGCGGCCCTGCGCACGACGGGCGCCGCCGTGCTGGTCGCGCCGCCGGGCACCGGGAAGACCACCCTGACGCCGTTGGCGGTCGCCGGCGAGGTCGACGGCCGGGTGCTGATCGCCCAGCCGCGCCGGGTGGCCGCGCGGGCGGCGGCGCACCGGATGGCGACGCTGCTCGGCGAACGGGTCGGCGACCGCGTCGGGTACGCCGTGCGCGGCGACCGGCGCAGCGGCCCGACCACCCGGATCGAAGTGGTCACCACCGGGCTGCTGGTCCGGCGGCTGCACCGCGACCCGGAACTGCCCGGTGTGGCGGCGGTGCTGCTCGACGAGTGCCATGAGCGGCACCTCGACGCCGACCTGGCCCTCGCCTTCACCGTGGAGGCCCGCGCCACGCTCCGGCCCGACCTGTGGCTGCTGGCCATGTCGGCGACCGCCGAGGCGGACCGGTTCGCCGGCCTGCTCGGCGGAGCGACGCCCGCGCCGGTGGTCCGGGCCGAGGCGGCACTGCACCCGGTAGCCCGGATCTGGGCTCCCCCAGCCCGTCCCGCCGCCGGCTACCGGGGTAACCGGGTGGATCCCGCGCTGCTCGACCACGTGGCCGCGACGGTCCGCCGGGCGCTGGCCGAACAGGACGGTGACGTCCTGGTCTTCCTGCCGGGCGCCGGGGAGATCGCCGACGTCACCGCCCGCCTCGCCGACCAGCGCGACCGGGTCGCCCTGGTGCCGCTGCACGGCCGGCAGCGAGGTGCCGAGCAGGACGCCGCGCTGCGTCCGGCCGACCGGCGGCGGGTGGTGCTGGCCACGGCGGTCGCGGAGAGCAGCCTGACCGTGCCCGGCGTCCGGGTGGTGGTCGACGCCGGACTGAGCCGGATCGCCCGGACCGACCTGGCGCGGGGCCTGGGGGCGCTGGTCACCGTGCCGGTCTCCCGGGCCGCCGCGACCCAGCGGGCCGGTCGGGCCGGCCGGGAGGCTCCCGGGCACGTCTACCGCTGCTGGTCCCCGGCCACCCACGAACGGCTCGCCGCCCAGCCCGAGCCGGAGATCGCCACCGCCGACCTGACCGGGTTCGCCTTGGAGCTGGCGGCGTGGGGGCAGCCGGACGGTGCCGGTATGGCGCTGCCCGACCCGCCGCCGGCGGCGGCGATGGCGGTGGCCCGGCAGACCCTCGGCACGCTCGGCGCGACCGACGCCGAGGGGCGGATCACCGGACGGGGTCGGGCGATCGCGGCGGCCGGCCTCCAGCCCCGGTTGGGCCGGGCGCTGCTCGACGGGGCGGCCCGGGTCGGCACGGACCGGGCCGCCGAGGTGGTGGCCCTGCTCAGCGAGGAGGTCGGTCCCGGCGACGACCTGGTGGCGGGCTGGCGACGGCTGCGCGCCGGCACCGATCCCGCCGGCACCGCCCGTTGGCGGACCGAGGTACGCCGACTGCGCGCCGCCCTACCCCAGGATCCACCGCCGGGCGGGACCCGGTCGGCAGTGTCGGATCGGATCCCCGACGACCTGGCCGTCGGGCTGCTGGTCGGCCTGGCGTACCCCGAGCGGCTCGCCCGGGTCCGCCGGCCGGGCGGCTCGGCGTACCTGATGGCTGGCGGGACCGCCGCGGAGCTGGCCCCCGGGTCGGCGCTGGTCGGCTGCGACTGGCTCGCGGTGGCGGTGGCCGACCGTTCCCCCGGCGCCCCGACCGCCCGGATCCGCGCCGCCGCCGCGCTCGACGAGGCGACCGCCCGGGAGGCCGGCGCGGCGCTGGTCCGCGAGGAACGTCAGGTCGCCTGGTCCGACGGGGACGTGCTGGCCCGCGAGCTGACCCGGCTCGGCGCGATCGAGCTGACCGAACGGCCGCTGTCCCGACCGGACCCGGAGGCGGTGGGCGCGGCGCTCCTGACCGGCCTGCGGCGGGACGGGCTCGACCTGCTCGACTGGACCCCGGCGGCCCGGTCGCTGCGGGAACGGCTGGCGTTCTGCCGGCACGCGCTCGGCGACGACTGGCCGGCGGTCGACGACGGCGCCCTGCTCACCGCCGCGCCCGAGTGGCTCGGGCCGGAACTGGGCCGGGCGCGCCGGCGCGCCGACCTGGCCCGGATCGACGTGGTCGGGGCGCTGCGTCGGCTGCTCCCCTGGCCCCAGGCCGCCCGGCTGGACGAGTTGGCCCCCGAGCGGATCACCGTACCGAGCGGCAGCCGGGTCCGGGTGGGGTACGCCGACCCGGCCGCCCCGGTGCTCGCGGTGAAGCTCCAGGAGACCTTCGGCTGGCAGCGGGTGCCCCGGATCGCCGACGGGCGGGTGCCGGTGCTGCTGCACCTGCTCTCCCCCGCCGGCCGACCGGTGGCGGTCACCGCGGACCTGGCCTCGTTCTGGCGGGTCGGGTACCCGCAGGTGCGGGGGGAGCTGCGCGGGCGCTACCCACGCCACCCGTGGCCGGAGGATCCCACCAGCGCGCCACCGACCCGGCACACCACCGCCCGCCGCCGGTGA
- a CDS encoding snapalysin family zinc-dependent metalloprotease, producing the protein MFRRKLSRAAGAALALALSLAGVQAVGGTPASADVGAAVRTVYYDASRAGEFRTNFDQAAAIWNSRVSNVRLVAGTPATVTIYVDSGWPRAYVYGLGRGVIYMGWQAVNEGYNRTRIASHEFGHILGLPDRRTGLCSDLMSGSSAPVSCTNAYPSATEAAQVNSLFAGSRTTADVAGTFVWPGSDEISPLVVNGRPATENYPWMVYTSGCTGTLIKSNWMVTADHCPTPASVRVGSIDRTSGGTVVGVSRAVSHPTIDVKLFQLASSVSYTPAVIPTSSGAVGTATRIIGWGQTCPTRGCGPAPTIAHELDTSIVTDTRCRGINAPYEICTDNTNGNSGACYGDSGGPQVRMINGVWNLIGATSRAGNLNPTCATGPSIYGDLPSIRSWINTQVGGLPV; encoded by the coding sequence ATGTTCCGACGGAAACTGTCCCGCGCGGCGGGGGCCGCGCTCGCGCTCGCGCTGTCCCTCGCCGGTGTCCAGGCCGTCGGCGGTACGCCGGCCTCCGCCGACGTCGGCGCCGCCGTCCGTACCGTCTACTACGACGCCAGCCGGGCCGGTGAGTTCCGGACCAACTTCGACCAGGCCGCCGCGATCTGGAACAGCCGGGTCAGCAACGTCCGGCTGGTGGCCGGCACCCCGGCCACCGTCACCATCTACGTGGACAGCGGCTGGCCGCGTGCCTACGTGTACGGGCTGGGCCGGGGCGTGATCTACATGGGCTGGCAGGCGGTGAACGAGGGCTACAACCGGACCCGGATCGCGTCTCACGAGTTCGGTCACATCCTCGGCCTGCCCGACCGGCGTACCGGCCTCTGCTCCGACCTGATGTCCGGCAGCAGCGCGCCGGTCTCCTGCACCAACGCCTACCCGAGCGCGACCGAGGCCGCCCAGGTCAACTCGCTCTTCGCCGGCAGCCGCACCACGGCCGACGTCGCCGGCACCTTCGTCTGGCCGGGGTCGGACGAGATCTCGCCGCTGGTCGTCAACGGCCGGCCGGCCACCGAGAACTACCCGTGGATGGTCTACACCTCCGGCTGCACCGGCACGCTGATCAAGTCGAACTGGATGGTCACCGCCGATCACTGCCCGACGCCGGCCTCCGTGCGAGTGGGCAGCATCGACCGCACCAGCGGTGGCACGGTGGTCGGCGTGAGCCGGGCGGTCAGTCACCCGACCATCGACGTCAAGCTGTTCCAGCTCGCCAGCTCGGTCAGCTACACCCCGGCGGTCATCCCCACCAGCTCCGGCGCGGTCGGCACCGCCACCCGGATCATCGGCTGGGGCCAGACCTGCCCGACCCGGGGCTGCGGTCCGGCCCCGACCATCGCCCACGAGCTGGACACGTCGATCGTCACCGACACCCGCTGCCGCGGCATCAACGCCCCGTACGAGATCTGCACCGACAACACCAACGGCAACTCGGGCGCCTGCTACGGCGACTCCGGCGGCCCGCAGGTGCGCATGATCAACGGGGTGTGGAACCTGATCGGTGCGACCAGCCGGGCTGGCAACCTCAACCCGACCTGCGCCACCGGTCCGTCCATCTACGGCGACCTGCCGTCGATCCGGAGCTGGATCAACACCCAGGTCGGCGGCCTGCCGGTCTGA
- a CDS encoding GDSL-type esterase/lipase family protein, which produces MPRRWVAAVASLSALVALACEGGGGGGDGGATPRPPRDTPRPGTPVVMAALGDSISTGFGTCLVLSSCERNSWSTGDGRRVESHYRRLLELNPGIRGRAYNHAKPGARASALADQATRAVRDRADYVTVLIGANDACRGTIEAMTPVATFREQVDRALRTLREGRPKARVLVVSIPDLHRLWEVGHTDERALRSWQRGVCPALLAAPTSTAAADRERRRVFRERIDAYNDQLSAACRAYGSRCRYDRGAAHRVRFTLDDVNTLDHFHPNNAGQQRLAEVTWSAAGFAD; this is translated from the coding sequence ATGCCTCGACGTTGGGTCGCCGCCGTGGCCAGCCTGTCGGCGCTGGTGGCGCTGGCCTGCGAGGGCGGCGGTGGAGGAGGCGACGGCGGAGCCACGCCCCGCCCGCCCCGGGACACTCCCCGACCCGGCACCCCGGTGGTGATGGCCGCGCTCGGCGACTCGATCAGCACCGGCTTCGGCACCTGCCTGGTGCTCTCGTCCTGCGAGCGAAACTCCTGGTCCACGGGGGACGGTCGGCGGGTGGAGAGCCACTACCGGCGGCTGCTCGAGCTGAACCCGGGGATCCGCGGTCGGGCATACAACCACGCGAAGCCGGGGGCCCGCGCGTCCGCCCTGGCCGACCAGGCCACCCGCGCGGTCCGCGACCGGGCCGACTACGTCACGGTGCTGATCGGCGCGAACGACGCCTGCCGGGGCACCATCGAGGCGATGACCCCGGTGGCGACGTTCCGCGAACAGGTCGACCGGGCGCTGCGGACGCTGCGCGAGGGACGACCCAAGGCCCGGGTGCTCGTGGTGAGCATCCCGGACCTGCACCGGCTCTGGGAGGTCGGGCACACCGACGAGCGGGCGTTACGGTCCTGGCAGCGCGGCGTCTGCCCGGCCCTGCTCGCCGCGCCCACCTCGACGGCGGCGGCCGACCGGGAACGCCGCCGGGTCTTCCGGGAACGGATCGACGCCTACAACGACCAGTTGTCCGCCGCCTGCCGGGCGTACGGCTCGCGCTGCCGGTACGACCGGGGCGCCGCGCACCGGGTGCGGTTCACCCTGGACGACGTCAACACCCTCGACCACTTCCACCCGAACAACGCCGGTCAGCAGCGGCTCGCCGAGGTGACCTGGTCGGCCGCCGGTTTCGCCGACTGA
- a CDS encoding GOLPH3/VPS74 family protein — protein sequence MLIADEFFLIAHGDSRGRARLNPTATGLGLAGALLGELVLTGRITVSAGQVSVLDDRPPADALAGSVLAQLLGQREHRFVRTWLGFLADTAADAVGERLSRSGVVRREEKRRLLRTTVDYVATDVNALAWPATRLLALLDRPHPPTVPDALLCGLVSATGLTRDLLWPASPRAQHRFGVLLPALPMPLRELVAHTEAAVGAAVLRA from the coding sequence TTGCTCATCGCGGACGAGTTCTTCCTCATCGCCCACGGCGACAGCCGCGGCCGGGCTCGGCTGAACCCGACAGCCACCGGCCTCGGCCTCGCCGGCGCTCTCCTCGGCGAACTGGTCCTCACCGGACGGATCACCGTCTCCGCCGGCCAGGTGTCCGTACTGGACGACCGTCCGCCCGCCGACGCGCTGGCCGGCAGTGTGCTGGCCCAGCTACTCGGGCAGCGGGAGCACCGGTTCGTCCGGACCTGGCTCGGTTTCCTCGCCGACACCGCCGCCGACGCGGTGGGGGAGCGGCTGAGCCGGTCGGGGGTGGTGCGCCGGGAGGAGAAGCGTCGCCTGCTGCGGACCACGGTCGACTACGTGGCCACCGACGTCAACGCGCTCGCCTGGCCGGCCACCCGCCTGCTGGCCCTGCTGGACCGCCCTCACCCGCCGACCGTGCCGGACGCGCTCCTGTGCGGGCTGGTCTCGGCCACCGGGCTCACCCGCGACCTGCTCTGGCCGGCCAGCCCCCGCGCCCAGCACCGGTTCGGCGTGTTGCTGCCGGCGCTGCCGATGCCGCTGCGGGAGCTGGTGGCGCACACCGAGGCGGCGGTCGGCGCGGCCGTGCTCCGCGCCTAG
- a CDS encoding PP2C family protein-serine/threonine phosphatase — protein MTLKLRSTGATDRGLIRSGNQDAFHAGTWLVAVADGMGGMAAGDLASSIAMQAVTPLDLATPEDALVAALRGGIELATGRIRRAVEEDPDRQGMGTTLTALLFARTGSCLALAHVGDSRAYLFREGVLKQITRDDTFVQMLVDQGMITPEQASSHPRRAVVTQALQGGEVSPAYATMVPWAGDRWLLCSDGLSNVVSADTLTEVLTDHPDREECARRLIDLALRAGGPDNITVVVADIVAED, from the coding sequence ATGACCCTGAAGCTGCGTTCCACGGGAGCGACCGACCGTGGCCTGATCCGAAGCGGCAATCAGGACGCCTTCCACGCCGGCACCTGGCTTGTCGCCGTCGCCGATGGTATGGGCGGGATGGCGGCCGGTGACCTCGCCAGTTCCATCGCCATGCAGGCCGTCACCCCGCTGGACCTGGCGACACCGGAGGACGCGCTGGTGGCGGCGCTGCGCGGCGGAATCGAGCTGGCCACCGGCCGGATCCGCCGGGCCGTCGAGGAGGACCCGGACCGCCAGGGCATGGGCACCACCCTCACCGCGCTGCTGTTCGCGCGGACCGGGAGCTGCCTGGCGCTGGCCCACGTCGGCGACTCCCGCGCCTACCTGTTCCGGGAGGGCGTGCTCAAGCAGATCACCCGGGACGACACCTTCGTGCAGATGCTCGTCGACCAGGGGATGATCACACCGGAGCAGGCCAGCAGCCACCCCCGCCGGGCGGTGGTCACCCAGGCCCTCCAGGGCGGCGAGGTCTCCCCGGCCTACGCCACCATGGTGCCCTGGGCCGGGGACCGCTGGCTGCTGTGCAGCGACGGCCTCTCCAACGTGGTCAGCGCGGACACCCTCACCGAGGTGCTCACCGACCACCCCGACCGTGAGGAGTGCGCCCGCCGGCTGATCGACCTGGCCCTGCGGGCGGGTGGTCCGGACAACATCACCGTGGTCGTCGCCGACATCGTCGCTGAGGACTGA
- a CDS encoding DUF6343 family protein: MTRSQPRGARGTVGHAYSALNLRLALASFGLVTMVAFAVLAAWVGLPWLAVVCGVLAVVAVVDMVVVQRRRAARRREEPGVRHSLFE; the protein is encoded by the coding sequence ATGACGCGATCGCAGCCCCGAGGTGCCCGGGGCACCGTCGGCCACGCCTACAGCGCGTTGAACCTGCGACTGGCCCTGGCCTCCTTCGGGCTCGTCACCATGGTGGCCTTCGCCGTGCTGGCCGCCTGGGTCGGCCTGCCCTGGCTGGCCGTCGTCTGCGGCGTCCTCGCCGTCGTGGCGGTGGTCGACATGGTCGTCGTCCAGCGCCGTCGGGCCGCCCGCCGACGGGAGGAGCCGGGCGTGCGCCACTCACTCTTCGAGTGA
- a CDS encoding PH domain-containing protein — translation MTDTATRAGRRAGAPALRRAVAFEAALWRSLLAWVRRRPPVVEPGGTAFGYAATVTPLFWVFIGVSAVEVPMLDVIIAHTVGWRWLRILALVVGVYGLFWMFGLLAAMRWHPHVVGPAGLRVRYGGSIDIRIPWEDVAEIRPRSRQLAASRTVQSEAGDAGVILSIVTGSQTSVDVVLRRPTSVLLPKGPSEPVTELRFHVDDPRALVALAHRHLDVA, via the coding sequence TTGACCGACACCGCCACACGGGCCGGCCGTCGGGCCGGGGCGCCGGCGCTGCGCCGGGCTGTCGCGTTCGAGGCAGCCCTGTGGCGCAGCCTGCTCGCCTGGGTGCGCCGCCGTCCGCCCGTGGTCGAGCCGGGCGGTACGGCGTTCGGCTACGCGGCCACCGTCACGCCCCTCTTCTGGGTCTTCATCGGCGTCTCGGCGGTCGAGGTCCCGATGCTCGACGTGATCATCGCGCACACCGTCGGGTGGCGCTGGCTGCGGATCCTCGCGCTCGTCGTCGGCGTCTACGGGCTGTTCTGGATGTTCGGCCTGCTCGCCGCCATGCGGTGGCACCCGCACGTGGTGGGGCCGGCGGGGCTGCGGGTCCGCTACGGCGGGTCGATCGACATCCGGATCCCGTGGGAGGACGTCGCCGAGATCCGCCCCCGATCCCGTCAGTTGGCCGCGAGCCGGACCGTCCAGTCCGAGGCGGGTGACGCCGGGGTGATCCTGAGCATCGTCACGGGCAGTCAGACCAGCGTCGACGTGGTCCTGCGCCGACCGACGTCGGTGCTCCTGCCCAAGGGGCCGAGCGAGCCGGTCACCGAGCTGCGGTTCCACGTGGACGACCCCCGGGCTCTCGTGGCCCTGGCGCACCGGCACCTCGACGTGGCGTAG
- a CDS encoding helix-turn-helix domain-containing protein has translation MTASPTVRRRRIARELRQLRERAGMTLDVAARQLDMSKSNLSRIENAQIGIKPRDVRAALALYQVTGADAEALVEIARGAQQRGWWQNYSDVLPEWFEFYVGLEAEAATLRTYEAEAVPGLLQTEAYAREIYRLTAGEEGLERKVAARLHRQSVLHRDTPVQMSVVLNEAVLLRPVGTPAVMADQLSHISRVAQLPNVTIQILPFMAGGHPAMSTPYVILHFADAADNAVVYLDNLTMGLALEGAEHVRGYTLVHERLRQMALTPADSMTRLEDASRYFT, from the coding sequence GTGACCGCCAGCCCCACCGTCCGCCGCCGGCGCATCGCCCGGGAACTCCGGCAGTTGCGGGAGCGCGCCGGGATGACCCTCGACGTCGCCGCACGGCAGCTCGACATGTCCAAGAGCAACCTCTCCCGGATCGAGAACGCGCAGATCGGCATCAAACCCCGCGACGTACGCGCCGCGTTGGCGCTCTACCAGGTGACCGGTGCGGACGCCGAGGCACTGGTCGAGATCGCCCGTGGGGCGCAGCAACGCGGCTGGTGGCAGAACTACAGCGACGTGCTGCCGGAGTGGTTCGAGTTCTACGTCGGACTGGAGGCCGAGGCGGCGACGCTGCGGACGTACGAGGCCGAGGCGGTACCCGGCCTGCTCCAGACCGAGGCGTACGCCCGGGAGATCTACCGGCTGACCGCCGGCGAGGAGGGGCTGGAGCGGAAGGTCGCCGCCCGGCTGCACCGGCAGAGCGTGTTGCACCGGGACACCCCGGTCCAGATGTCGGTGGTGCTGAACGAGGCGGTGCTGCTACGCCCGGTCGGCACCCCGGCCGTGATGGCCGATCAGTTGAGCCACATCAGCCGAGTGGCGCAACTACCCAACGTCACCATTCAGATACTTCCATTCATGGCTGGCGGGCACCCCGCCATGAGCACGCCGTACGTCATCCTGCACTTCGCCGACGCCGCCGACAATGCCGTGGTTTACCTGGACAATCTCACGATGGGGCTGGCTCTGGAGGGCGCCGAACACGTGCGGGGGTATACCCTGGTGCACGAGAGGCTGCGCCAGATGGCGCTTACTCCGGCGGACTCCATGACCCGACTTGAGGACGCTTCTCGCTACTTTACGTAA
- a CDS encoding TIGR03885 family FMN-dependent LLM class oxidoreductase: MTVFGIHASHEQIHPTELLEAVVRAERAGFDAAMCSDHFAPWSERQGQSGFAWSWLGAALQATNLPLGVVNAPGQRYHPAIIAQAIGTLGAMYPGRFWAALGTGEASNEHITGDPWPRKDLRNARLRECVDVIRALLAGEEVSHDGLVRVDRAKLWTRPEQPPALVGAAVSVATARWCAEWADGLITVNAPLPHLRAMIDAYRDAGGRGPLSLQVHLSWAGDQAEAERIAYDQWRSNVFAPPVCWDLETPEHFDAISQDVPMERLHRVVNISADLGRHTGWLAEYLDLGFDRIFLHHVGQELGSFVDVFGAEVLPRLRTR; this comes from the coding sequence ATGACGGTGTTCGGCATCCACGCCTCCCACGAGCAGATCCACCCCACCGAGCTGCTGGAGGCGGTGGTACGCGCGGAGCGGGCCGGGTTCGACGCGGCCATGTGCTCGGACCACTTCGCCCCGTGGAGCGAACGGCAGGGGCAGTCCGGCTTCGCCTGGTCCTGGCTCGGTGCCGCCCTCCAGGCCACCAACTTGCCGCTCGGCGTGGTCAACGCCCCCGGCCAGCGCTACCACCCGGCGATCATCGCGCAGGCGATCGGCACCCTCGGCGCGATGTACCCGGGCCGGTTCTGGGCCGCGCTCGGCACCGGCGAGGCGTCCAACGAGCACATCACCGGCGACCCCTGGCCCCGCAAGGACCTGCGCAACGCCCGGCTGCGTGAGTGCGTGGACGTGATTCGCGCGCTGCTGGCCGGGGAGGAGGTCAGCCACGACGGGTTGGTCCGGGTGGACCGGGCGAAGCTGTGGACCCGACCCGAGCAGCCGCCCGCCCTCGTCGGCGCGGCGGTCAGCGTGGCCACCGCCCGCTGGTGCGCCGAGTGGGCCGACGGCCTGATCACCGTCAACGCCCCGCTGCCGCACCTGCGCGCCATGATCGACGCCTACCGGGACGCCGGCGGGCGGGGACCGTTGAGCCTTCAGGTGCACCTGAGCTGGGCGGGGGACCAGGCAGAGGCCGAGCGGATCGCGTACGACCAGTGGCGCAGCAACGTCTTCGCCCCGCCGGTCTGCTGGGACCTGGAGACCCCCGAGCACTTCGACGCGATCTCGCAGGACGTGCCGATGGAGCGCCTGCACCGGGTGGTCAACATCTCCGCCGACCTCGGTCGGCACACGGGGTGGCTGGCGGAGTACCTCGACCTCGGGTTCGACCGGATCTTCCTGCACCACGTCGGGCAGGAGCTGGGCTCGTTCGTCGACGTGTTCGGCGCCGAGGTCCTGCCCCGGCTGCGGACCCGTTGA
- a CDS encoding NADP-dependent succinic semialdehyde dehydrogenase: MSIATTNPATGEVLRTYDEMSPDRIDAAIAAAHRGFAELRGTSVAQRARWLTAAADLLDAERDDIARVMTTEMGKTYASAKAEVTKCATACRFYADNAGRFLADEPADAVAVGARRAVVRYQPIGPVLAVMPWNFPLWQVIRFAAPALTAGNTGLLKHASNVPQTALWLGELFRRAGFPEGAFSTLLVGSSAVERVLTDPRVRAATLTGSEPAGRSIAAIAGRELKKTVLELGGSDPFVVMPSADLDRAAEVATTARCQNNGQSCIAAKRFIVHADVFDAFTERFVDRMAALRVGDPMDERTDVGPLASERGRDEVAAQVRDAVGRGARLLCGGEVPDRPGWWYPPTVVTDLTPEMRMWGEEVFGPAAGLYRVSSYAEAVEVANGTSFGLGANAWTRDPDEQERFATDLDAGSVFVNGMTTSFPELPFGGVRNSGYGRELSALGMREFCNVKTVWVGEGGPSAGAGAHAE; the protein is encoded by the coding sequence ATGTCCATCGCCACCACCAACCCCGCCACCGGTGAGGTGCTCAGGACGTACGACGAGATGTCGCCCGACCGGATCGACGCCGCCATCGCCGCCGCGCACCGGGGATTCGCGGAGCTGCGCGGCACCTCGGTCGCGCAACGGGCCCGGTGGCTGACCGCGGCGGCCGACCTGCTCGACGCCGAGCGCGACGACATCGCCCGGGTGATGACCACGGAGATGGGTAAGACGTACGCGTCGGCCAAGGCCGAGGTGACGAAGTGCGCCACCGCCTGCCGGTTCTACGCCGACAACGCCGGGCGTTTCCTCGCCGACGAGCCGGCCGACGCGGTGGCGGTGGGGGCTCGGCGAGCGGTCGTTCGTTACCAGCCGATCGGGCCGGTGCTCGCGGTAATGCCGTGGAACTTCCCGCTCTGGCAGGTGATCCGGTTCGCCGCGCCGGCTCTGACGGCCGGCAACACCGGCCTGCTCAAGCACGCCTCGAACGTGCCGCAGACCGCGCTCTGGCTGGGGGAACTGTTCCGCCGGGCCGGCTTCCCCGAGGGAGCATTCAGTACGCTGCTGGTCGGCTCGTCCGCCGTCGAGCGGGTCCTCACCGACCCCCGGGTCCGCGCGGCGACGCTGACCGGCAGCGAGCCGGCCGGCCGGTCCATCGCCGCGATCGCCGGCCGCGAGCTGAAGAAGACGGTGCTCGAACTCGGCGGCAGCGACCCGTTCGTGGTGATGCCCTCGGCCGACCTGGACCGGGCCGCCGAGGTCGCCACCACCGCGCGCTGCCAGAACAACGGCCAGTCCTGCATCGCCGCGAAACGGTTCATCGTGCACGCTGACGTCTTCGACGCGTTCACCGAACGGTTCGTGGATCGGATGGCGGCGCTGCGGGTCGGCGACCCGATGGACGAGCGGACCGACGTCGGGCCGCTGGCCAGCGAGCGGGGCCGGGACGAGGTAGCCGCCCAGGTACGCGACGCGGTCGGCCGGGGCGCCCGGCTGCTCTGCGGTGGTGAGGTGCCCGACCGGCCCGGCTGGTGGTACCCGCCGACCGTGGTCACCGACCTGACGCCCGAGATGCGGATGTGGGGCGAGGAGGTCTTCGGCCCGGCCGCCGGCCTCTACCGTGTGTCGTCGTACGCGGAGGCGGTCGAGGTGGCCAACGGCACCAGCTTCGGCCTCGGCGCGAACGCCTGGACCCGTGACCCGGACGAGCAGGAGCGGTTCGCCACCGACCTGGACGCCGGGAGCGTCTTCGTCAACGGGATGACCACCTCCTTCCCGGAGCTGCCCTTTGGCGGCGTGCGGAACTCCGGCTACGGACGGGAGTTGTCGGCGTTGGGCATGCGCGAGTTCTGCAACGTCAAGACCGTCTGGGTCGGCGAGGGCGGACCTTCGGCGGGCGCCGGCGCGCACGCCGAGTGA
- a CDS encoding DUF397 domain-containing protein has protein sequence MTLLDLTGAEWHTSTRSSGNGNCVEVAGVDGRVAVRDSKDRPGPVLVFPRASWRHFVAGLDALD, from the coding sequence ATGACCCTGCTCGACCTGACCGGTGCGGAGTGGCACACCAGCACCCGCAGCAGCGGCAACGGCAACTGCGTGGAGGTCGCCGGCGTCGACGGTCGGGTGGCCGTCCGGGACAGCAAGGACCGGCCGGGCCCGGTGTTGGTGTTCCCGCGCGCGTCGTGGCGGCACTTCGTCGCCGGTCTCGACGCGCTGGACTGA